The following coding sequences are from one Treponema bryantii window:
- a CDS encoding adenylate kinase, producing the protein MNNFVFLGPPGAGKGSLAVKVAEDYKIPHISTGDIFRANIKAQTPLGVKVKAIIDSGSLVSDELTFELVKDRLAQDDCKNGYILDGFPRTIPQAEMLDGLVADLKVVNFQISDDIVIGRLSTRRVCKACGANYNIKTLPPKVEGICDKCGGELYQRDDDKQESILHRMDVYREQTEPLINYYKNKGKITDLDASIETDILLGEFKRLF; encoded by the coding sequence ATGAACAATTTCGTATTTTTGGGACCACCGGGAGCTGGAAAAGGATCTCTCGCAGTTAAGGTAGCAGAAGACTACAAAATCCCACACATTTCTACAGGTGATATTTTCCGTGCCAATATTAAGGCTCAGACTCCTCTTGGAGTAAAAGTAAAGGCAATTATTGATTCAGGTTCTCTCGTAAGCGATGAACTCACATTTGAACTTGTAAAAGACCGCCTTGCACAGGATGACTGCAAGAACGGATACATTCTTGACGGATTCCCTCGTACAATTCCTCAGGCAGAAATGCTTGATGGTCTTGTTGCTGACCTCAAAGTAGTAAACTTCCAGATTTCAGATGATATCGTAATCGGCCGTCTTTCTACTCGCCGTGTATGTAAAGCTTGTGGAGCTAACTACAATATCAAAACTCTTCCACCAAAAGTAGAAGGCATTTGCGACAAGTGTGGTGGCGAACTCTATCAGCGCGATGACGACAAGCAGGAATCTATCCTTCACCGTATGGATGTTTACCGCGAACAGACAGAACCACTCATCAACTACTACAAGAACAAGGGCAAGATTACTGATCTTGATGCATCAATTGAGACAGACATTTTGCTTGGTGAGTTTAAAAGGCTATTCTAG
- a CDS encoding LemA family protein, with product MKKISKGLIALIIVLVCVLGVFSFYKNTYNSLVSMDEEVSASWAEVQNQYQRRLDLIPNLVSTVKGYAKHESDVFTQVSEARSKAGGQINISDEILNDPEAFARYQQIQDNLGASLQRLLMVTEQYPALKADQNFLALQDQLEGTENRITVARNRFNDTAKVYNKKVRQFPANIIANMSGFDKRPYFTASAEAQSAPKVEF from the coding sequence ATGAAAAAGATTTCGAAAGGGCTTATTGCTTTGATTATTGTGCTTGTTTGTGTACTTGGAGTTTTTTCTTTCTATAAGAATACTTACAATTCACTTGTTTCAATGGATGAAGAGGTTTCGGCAAGCTGGGCTGAAGTTCAGAACCAGTATCAGCGCCGTCTGGATCTGATTCCAAACCTTGTTTCTACAGTGAAGGGCTATGCTAAACATGAAAGTGATGTATTTACTCAGGTTTCTGAGGCACGTTCTAAGGCCGGTGGTCAGATTAATATAAGTGATGAAATCCTTAATGATCCGGAAGCTTTTGCTCGCTATCAGCAGATTCAGGATAATCTTGGTGCAAGCCTGCAGAGACTTTTGATGGTAACAGAACAGTATCCTGCTCTTAAGGCAGATCAGAACTTCCTTGCTTTGCAGGATCAGCTTGAAGGAACAGAAAACCGTATTACAGTGGCACGTAACCGCTTTAATGATACAGCAAAGGTCTACAACAAAAAGGTTCGTCAGTTCCCTGCAAATATTATTGCAAATATGAGCGGGTTTGATAAACGCCCTTATTTCACAGCAAGTGCAGAAGCACAGAGTGCTCCTAAGGTTGAATTCTAA
- a CDS encoding TPM domain-containing protein, producing the protein MKYKTLIKKLKLKDEDFAAIKKAVADAETKTTGEIAVAVTPESARYCFWELLAADCVGMLVLLCMIPFSQKILELYRRLYWQNEPSWILPVFFIVSCLAAVLIAFYIANIPVIDRLIIPRSVRKTCVTNRAFRYFTESGVYDTAEHSGILIFVSYMERQVRIVADSGISKHISQDLWNLIADELAENLRKGEASKAFVTAIEKCGQLLAENFPPREENPNELPDGLVILEDAEW; encoded by the coding sequence ATGAAATATAAAACACTTATAAAAAAACTTAAGCTTAAGGATGAAGATTTTGCTGCAATAAAAAAAGCAGTAGCCGATGCTGAAACCAAGACTACCGGCGAAATTGCTGTTGCAGTAACTCCTGAAAGCGCACGTTACTGTTTCTGGGAACTGCTTGCGGCAGACTGTGTCGGCATGCTGGTTCTTCTGTGTATGATTCCTTTTTCACAGAAGATTCTTGAGCTTTACCGCAGACTTTACTGGCAGAACGAACCAAGCTGGATTCTTCCGGTATTCTTTATCGTAAGCTGTCTTGCTGCAGTTCTGATTGCTTTTTATATTGCAAATATTCCGGTAATTGACCGACTTATAATTCCACGCTCTGTACGAAAGACCTGTGTTACAAACCGAGCCTTCCGTTATTTTACAGAGTCTGGAGTTTATGATACAGCAGAGCATTCTGGTATTCTGATTTTCGTTTCTTATATGGAACGTCAGGTTCGTATTGTTGCGGATTCGGGAATTTCTAAACATATTTCTCAGGATTTATGGAATCTGATTGCTGATGAACTGGCTGAAAATCTTCGCAAAGGTGAAGCATCAAAGGCTTTTGTTACTGCAATTGAAAAATGTGGTCAGCTTCTTGCCGAGAACTTCCCGCCTCGTGAGGAAAATCCAAATGAACTTCCTGATGGCCTTGTAATTCTGGAGGACGCAGAATGGTAA
- a CDS encoding TPM domain-containing protein, with protein MVKRFLMSLGLTAILIFTPLFAVSVPALKGRVNDYAKIIRDSDEREIEEYLAGIEQSTGIQIAVLTMPSLDGEDIASFGIKVADKWQLGDKEKDNGALLLVAYAEHDLRIEVGDGLEGSLTDAKCGLILRNVIVPEFKNGNYSAGIKKGVMNMGGIVSGDESAVSRSVREGESSGSSSDLIPAFICVIWLFLFMSAISAGTRRGRRRGRYYHNGNTIAWIAADAALRSMMRGSGSGHSHSSGGFGGFSGGGGHFSGGGASAHW; from the coding sequence ATGGTAAAGAGATTTTTGATGAGCCTTGGCCTTACAGCCATTTTGATTTTTACTCCGCTTTTTGCAGTTTCTGTTCCAGCTCTTAAGGGCCGTGTAAACGATTATGCAAAAATTATCCGTGATAGTGATGAGCGTGAGATTGAAGAATACCTTGCCGGTATTGAACAGAGTACTGGCATTCAGATTGCAGTTCTGACAATGCCTTCTCTTGACGGTGAAGATATTGCTTCGTTTGGAATTAAGGTTGCCGATAAATGGCAGCTTGGCGATAAAGAAAAAGACAACGGTGCTCTCCTGCTTGTTGCTTATGCTGAACATGATTTGCGCATTGAAGTAGGTGATGGACTTGAAGGTTCTTTGACTGATGCAAAATGCGGTCTGATTCTTCGAAACGTAATCGTTCCTGAGTTTAAGAACGGAAACTATTCTGCCGGTATCAAAAAAGGCGTTATGAATATGGGTGGAATTGTAAGCGGTGATGAAAGTGCTGTAAGCCGTTCTGTTCGTGAAGGTGAAAGTTCAGGCTCTTCATCAGATTTAATACCTGCATTTATCTGTGTAATCTGGTTATTCCTTTTCATGAGTGCAATTTCTGCGGGTACAAGAAGAGGAAGAAGACGCGGACGCTACTATCATAATGGAAATACAATTGCCTGGATTGCAGCAGATGCAGCTCTCCGCAGTATGATGAGAGGCTCTGGCAGCGGACATTCTCATTCATCCGGTGGCTTTGGAGGCTTCTCTGGAGGCGGCGGTCACTTTAGTGGCGGTGGTGCATCGGCTCACTGGTAG
- a CDS encoding methyl-accepting chemotaxis protein: protein MRNFTRALFSLFIILIIFTSCSFKNKHSEPIYDNWKIKFSDNQSFAAPSFNDNSWDTINTGKIISVQNNNHYFWLRKSVNVPGSLKDTNIWLGFQKTNCAIQVYADGVYVGSRGNFPPNLSIKIEQNTDILIPSNCIKNGTIDIALRVYAPGSTAKDICPSLDNDTQGYFMNKIKNIFNQKIFLCIGVLCAFILFYALLQYCMDRTNTAFLYFVGCLFFIILYFYDMGSENTLINYNIQRSFTRACLPASMMFLMLFLHKFYNRKRSKLAFAIAISVTVIFFAAFLISTGNDVAVDNLFLIAMLPTVGVIVYGFIVTVQGIKGKQYDSIPVFIGFFAGSCCAIHDIVCQVTGVVPFMWTQGFAFFCVDLSVFITLAIRESNIKKEVQRLAKETQSQKDKLSSVIEKAQIMAEDSNVVAQRLNESVDAMINSSSQTQNKVTDINNAINEQNRIREETAVAIDNLTNFLKDISVEFENETIMIQHTTKGTQDIINGITTVGEGISTAAQFTSSLSQLTQTGSEDMKKLMAVMKDIQSSSTEILGVASTLSTFAHKIDLLSMNASIEAAHSGEAGKGFAVIAHEIKELAAQTSQWSNKIAEIITSIISSIDSSAELTSKVNQALTEIDDGSVKSAERVNAAWEGMKSQQSAGNEIAKDASSLATSAAHMKTEIASQDKFATSVMNNMQDLCQASQAVNDASSEISAFTETLSKEAQNLAALAENTAKVAHELMEIMKTTSEPMHHRH from the coding sequence ATGAGAAATTTTACAAGAGCTTTATTTTCACTTTTTATTATTTTAATCATTTTTACATCCTGCTCATTTAAAAACAAACATAGCGAACCAATATATGATAACTGGAAAATCAAATTCAGTGATAATCAGAGTTTTGCAGCTCCATCTTTTAACGACAATTCCTGGGACACCATAAACACAGGTAAAATCATATCCGTTCAGAATAACAATCATTATTTCTGGCTTCGAAAATCAGTAAATGTTCCAGGCAGTCTTAAAGATACTAATATATGGCTTGGCTTCCAGAAGACAAACTGTGCCATTCAGGTATATGCAGATGGAGTTTATGTCGGTTCACGAGGAAATTTCCCTCCCAATCTTAGTATTAAAATCGAACAAAATACAGATATTTTAATTCCTTCAAATTGTATTAAAAATGGAACTATAGATATTGCCTTAAGGGTCTATGCTCCTGGCTCAACTGCAAAAGACATCTGTCCTTCTCTCGATAATGATACACAAGGCTATTTCATGAATAAAATCAAAAATATTTTTAATCAGAAAATATTTTTATGTATTGGCGTTTTGTGTGCATTCATTCTGTTCTATGCCTTACTGCAATACTGTATGGATAGAACAAATACAGCCTTCTTATATTTTGTCGGCTGCTTATTCTTTATCATCCTTTATTTTTATGATATGGGATCTGAGAACACTCTCATCAATTACAACATACAGCGTTCATTTACAAGAGCCTGTTTACCTGCAAGTATGATGTTTTTGATGCTTTTCTTACATAAATTTTACAACAGAAAAAGATCAAAACTCGCCTTTGCCATAGCAATTTCTGTTACCGTAATTTTCTTTGCAGCCTTTTTAATAAGTACAGGAAATGATGTTGCAGTTGATAATTTATTCTTGATTGCAATGCTTCCAACAGTCGGTGTAATTGTCTATGGTTTTATAGTTACTGTTCAGGGAATTAAAGGTAAACAGTATGATTCTATTCCGGTCTTTATCGGATTCTTTGCAGGTTCCTGCTGTGCAATTCATGATATTGTCTGTCAGGTAACAGGCGTAGTACCTTTTATGTGGACACAGGGCTTTGCATTCTTCTGCGTTGATCTTTCTGTATTCATCACACTTGCCATAAGGGAATCAAACATAAAGAAAGAAGTTCAGAGACTTGCCAAAGAAACACAAAGTCAGAAAGACAAACTTTCCAGCGTTATTGAAAAAGCACAGATAATGGCAGAGGATTCAAATGTCGTTGCACAAAGACTTAATGAATCTGTAGACGCTATGATTAACTCTTCTTCTCAAACTCAAAACAAAGTTACTGATATCAATAATGCAATTAACGAACAGAACCGCATCCGCGAAGAAACGGCCGTAGCCATTGATAATCTTACTAACTTCTTAAAGGACATTTCTGTTGAATTTGAAAACGAGACAATTATGATCCAGCATACAACTAAGGGTACTCAGGATATTATCAACGGTATCACAACTGTTGGTGAAGGTATTTCAACTGCGGCTCAATTTACATCATCACTTTCCCAGCTTACACAAACTGGAAGTGAAGATATGAAAAAACTTATGGCCGTAATGAAAGATATCCAGAGTTCTTCAACTGAAATTCTGGGTGTTGCAAGTACGCTTAGTACCTTTGCTCATAAGATTGACTTACTTTCGATGAATGCAAGTATCGAAGCTGCACACTCCGGAGAAGCAGGAAAAGGATTTGCTGTAATTGCTCATGAAATTAAAGAGCTTGCAGCTCAGACTTCTCAGTGGTCAAATAAAATTGCCGAAATTATTACTTCTATAATCAGTTCTATTGATAGTAGTGCGGAACTAACATCTAAAGTAAATCAGGCACTTACAGAAATTGATGATGGTTCTGTAAAGAGTGCTGAACGTGTAAATGCAGCCTGGGAAGGAATGAAATCTCAGCAGAGTGCCGGAAATGAAATAGCAAAAGATGCTTCGAGTCTTGCAACGAGCGCTGCCCACATGAAAACAGAAATTGCAAGTCAGGATAAGTTTGCTACAAGTGTAATGAATAACATGCAGGATTTGTGTCAGGCATCACAGGCTGTAAATGATGCCAGTAGTGAAATTTCTGCCTTTACAGAAACCTTAAGTAAGGAAGCTCAGAACCTTGCTGCGCTTGCAGAAAACACAGCAAAGGTTGCTCATGAGCTTATGGAAATCATGAAAACTACCAGTGAGCCGATGCACCACCGCCACTAA
- a CDS encoding O-methyltransferase, producing the protein MDDLLSIKAYASREAVPIMQDEGCDFICEYIKEHNCKNILEIGTAIGYSSIRFAKLADDIHVTTIELDIDRHIKAVENFKACGLENRITAIHDDALTCPLEGKFDLIFIDAAKAQYIKFFEKYKANLAPDGVMISDNLSFHGMVDDLSLTHNYSTKKLVKKIQKYAVFLRTNEEFETTFYEIGDRIAVSKRK; encoded by the coding sequence ATGGACGATTTACTTTCTATAAAAGCATACGCAAGCCGAGAGGCAGTTCCTATCATGCAGGATGAAGGTTGTGATTTTATCTGTGAATATATAAAGGAACACAACTGTAAAAACATTCTGGAAATCGGTACTGCCATCGGCTATTCTTCAATCCGCTTTGCAAAACTTGCGGATGATATTCATGTTACTACTATAGAACTCGATATAGACCGCCATATCAAAGCCGTAGAAAACTTTAAAGCCTGCGGCCTTGAAAACCGCATCACAGCCATTCACGACGATGCACTCACCTGCCCGCTTGAAGGCAAATTCGACCTCATTTTCATCGATGCTGCAAAAGCCCAGTACATTAAGTTTTTTGAAAAGTACAAGGCAAACCTTGCTCCAGACGGAGTTATGATAAGCGATAATCTTTCATTCCACGGCATGGTAGATGACCTCTCCCTCACACATAACTACAGCACAAAAAAACTCGTAAAAAAGATTCAGAAGTACGCAGTATTCCTGCGTACAAACGAAGAATTCGAAACAACATTTTACGAAATCGGTGACAGAATCGCAGTAAGCAAAAGAAAATAG
- a CDS encoding prephenate dehydrogenase, whose translation MIFAIVGLGIMGGSIAKAIRSSADTNDKIYALDKNNESLYAALTSGIIDKAFTPSETNKMLAEADMLFVCLYPAATLEFLKQHKNDYKDGAIITDISGVKHELSVSMEEIRPANAHLILGHPMAGGEKEGFAASKGEYFLNHNYILIKPKEGYEDEAAVKKLRTIIKKMGFTRITEVDADTHDNKIGFTSQLCHVVASAMVESAGDPEITSFGGGSFEDLTRIAMINAPLWTELFLANREKLVAHIENFEAQLNNLKNLIETQDANGLQSLLADVRSKRIQMQKN comes from the coding sequence ATGATTTTTGCAATTGTAGGACTTGGAATTATGGGCGGATCTATTGCAAAAGCAATCCGCTCTTCTGCTGACACAAACGATAAAATCTACGCGCTTGATAAAAACAACGAGTCGCTGTACGCAGCCCTCACCTCTGGTATTATTGATAAAGCGTTCACTCCTTCGGAAACTAACAAAATGCTTGCCGAAGCCGATATGCTTTTTGTCTGTCTCTACCCTGCTGCAACTCTTGAGTTCTTAAAGCAGCATAAGAATGATTATAAAGACGGCGCAATCATCACTGATATCAGCGGTGTAAAACACGAGCTTTCAGTCAGCATGGAAGAAATCCGTCCTGCAAATGCACATCTTATTTTAGGTCATCCTATGGCCGGTGGTGAAAAGGAAGGCTTTGCAGCCTCTAAAGGCGAATACTTTTTGAATCACAACTACATCCTCATAAAACCAAAAGAAGGTTATGAAGATGAAGCCGCAGTCAAAAAGCTCCGCACCATCATCAAAAAAATGGGCTTTACCCGCATTACCGAAGTTGATGCCGACACTCACGACAACAAGATCGGCTTTACCTCTCAGCTGTGTCACGTTGTTGCGAGTGCCATGGTAGAAAGTGCCGGCGACCCGGAAATCACAAGCTTCGGTGGCGGTTCGTTCGAGGACCTCACCCGCATTGCGATGATTAACGCACCGCTTTGGACAGAGCTCTTCCTCGCTAACCGCGAAAAGCTCGTTGCTCACATAGAAAATTTTGAAGCCCAGCTTAATAATCTTAAAAACCTGATTGAAACCCAGGACGCAAATGGTTTACAATCACTTCTTGCAGATGTACGCTCTAAGCGCATTCAGATGCAGAAGAACTAG
- the aroF gene encoding 3-deoxy-7-phosphoheptulonate synthase, whose protein sequence is MIITLKHGTSDQQMNEFIDSWKQKGFGVHVSKGENLTILGLLGDTSSLDTEMVSANPFVDTVQRVSAPYKMASRTFHPENSVIKVGNTSFGNGEIPVIAGPCSVETEEQVISIAKDVKAAGAKLLRGGAFKPRTSPYSFQGLGEKGLQFLVAAKKETGLPIVTELMDIRQLKFFDDVDVIQIGARNMQNFDLLKEMGKTGKPILLKRGMAATVKELLMSAEYIMASGNEQVILCERGVRTFDNYTRNCLDVSIVPYLHKVSHLPIIIDPSHACGQRWMVPELAKAAVACNTDGLIIEVHNNPEKALCDGEQSLHPTEFAQLMKVLPQIAAINGRNV, encoded by the coding sequence ATGATTATTACACTTAAACACGGAACATCTGATCAGCAGATGAATGAGTTCATTGACTCATGGAAGCAGAAGGGCTTTGGAGTTCATGTATCAAAAGGTGAAAACCTTACAATTCTCGGACTCCTCGGTGACACAAGTTCGCTCGACACAGAAATGGTCAGCGCAAATCCTTTTGTTGATACAGTACAGCGCGTTTCTGCCCCTTACAAAATGGCAAGCCGCACTTTCCATCCAGAAAACTCTGTAATCAAAGTTGGAAACACAAGCTTTGGTAACGGTGAGATTCCGGTAATCGCAGGACCTTGTTCAGTTGAAACTGAAGAACAGGTTATCTCAATTGCAAAGGATGTAAAGGCTGCCGGTGCAAAACTTCTCCGTGGTGGTGCTTTCAAACCTCGTACTTCTCCTTACAGCTTCCAGGGACTTGGTGAAAAAGGACTTCAGTTCCTCGTAGCTGCTAAAAAAGAAACAGGACTTCCAATCGTAACAGAGCTTATGGATATCCGCCAGCTCAAATTCTTTGATGACGTAGATGTAATTCAGATTGGAGCACGCAATATGCAGAACTTTGACCTTCTTAAAGAGATGGGAAAAACAGGAAAGCCTATCCTCCTCAAACGCGGTATGGCAGCAACTGTAAAAGAACTTTTGATGTCTGCTGAATACATTATGGCAAGCGGAAATGAACAGGTAATTTTGTGTGAACGCGGAGTTCGCACTTTCGATAACTACACACGTAACTGTCTGGATGTAAGCATTGTTCCTTACCTCCACAAGGTAAGCCACCTTCCAATCATCATCGACCCAAGCCACGCCTGTGGTCAGCGCTGGATGGTTCCAGAACTCGCAAAAGCAGCAGTTGCATGTAACACAGATGGACTTATTATCGAAGTTCACAACAATCCGGAAAAGGCACTTTGTGACGGTGAGCAGTCTCTCCACCCAACAGAGTTTGCACAGCTTATGAAAGTTCTTCCACAGATTGCAGCTATTAACGGACGTAACGTATGA
- the tsaD gene encoding tRNA (adenosine(37)-N6)-threonylcarbamoyltransferase complex transferase subunit TsaD: protein MKVLGIESSCDETACAIVEDGKTILSNVVATQIPFHKIYKGVVPEIASRKHAEWILPVVRQALKEANMTLDEVDAIAATNRPGLMGSLLVGFTFGKTLAWATNKPFIAINHMLGHLYAAQLQSDVEYPFLGLLVSGGHSIICKVNGFDDLEILGTTVDDSVGEAFDKVAKFYGLGYPGGVIIDNLAKKGDPKAARFPVPKLDEKDHRYDVSFSGLKTAVIHQCDMFWQPGYEHSTENMCAAFQETAIKTLVGKLLKAADDTGLKTVVCGGGVAANSRLRAMLAERTDINCIFPPLKLCGDNGAMIAGVAYHFLQRGDRSDMNTVTCARIPQFKRGLDQVRHNK from the coding sequence ATGAAAGTATTAGGTATAGAAAGCAGCTGCGATGAAACAGCCTGCGCAATCGTAGAAGACGGAAAAACAATTCTCAGCAACGTAGTTGCAACACAGATCCCTTTCCACAAAATCTATAAGGGTGTTGTACCAGAAATTGCAAGCCGTAAACATGCAGAATGGATTCTTCCTGTAGTTCGCCAGGCACTCAAAGAAGCAAACATGACCTTAGATGAGGTTGATGCCATTGCCGCAACAAACCGCCCGGGCCTTATGGGTTCCCTTCTCGTTGGCTTTACTTTTGGAAAAACTCTTGCATGGGCTACAAACAAACCTTTTATCGCAATTAACCATATGCTAGGTCACCTTTATGCAGCACAACTCCAGTCAGATGTTGAATATCCGTTTTTGGGACTTCTCGTAAGCGGCGGCCACTCAATTATCTGTAAAGTAAATGGTTTTGATGATCTTGAAATTTTAGGAACTACTGTTGATGACTCTGTTGGAGAAGCCTTTGATAAGGTTGCTAAGTTCTATGGCCTCGGCTACCCTGGAGGAGTTATAATCGATAACCTTGCTAAAAAAGGAGATCCGAAAGCAGCTCGCTTCCCTGTTCCAAAACTTGATGAAAAAGACCACCGCTACGACGTTTCCTTCAGCGGTTTGAAAACTGCCGTAATTCACCAGTGTGATATGTTCTGGCAGCCAGGCTACGAACACAGCACAGAAAATATGTGCGCCGCCTTCCAGGAAACCGCAATCAAAACTCTGGTTGGAAAACTCCTGAAAGCCGCCGACGATACCGGCCTCAAAACAGTAGTCTGCGGCGGCGGTGTTGCAGCCAATTCCCGCCTCCGCGCCATGCTCGCAGAACGTACAGACATCAACTGCATTTTCCCGCCTCTGAAATTATGTGGCGACAACGGTGCCATGATTGCCGGCGTAGCCTACCACTTCCTCCAGCGCGGCGACCGCAGCGACATGAATACCGTAACATGTGCAAGAATCCCGCAGTTCAAGCGAGGATTGGATCAGGTACGGCATAATAAATAG
- a CDS encoding divergent polysaccharide deacetylase family protein: protein MPQKKTARKTSSKTTRKTGSKRTTRTTRRSSKKPKVYIPAYKAIIFCCAIITICMGLLLVTTLHEPNKKLPDSIIERYKEEIIDSKNNKETEAESAKKKKDENKPKTENKTKADTKPKTESQPKTETKKPETPKKPQSSNKTEPAKTDKSVKIETPQVKDKTPEKDSQNTQKTQDTTTVPAPVTPSSKYNFPKAKNNAQLIFVFDDGGQNLSHLAPFLKLPFPITVAVLPQLAHSKETAAQVRKAGFEVMLHQPMQAVNTSVNPGPGAIKPEMSESEIKSVLFQNITEIGPISGMNNHEGSAITANAEKMATVMQFCSQEGIYFLDSRTNVETKVPYVAGELGYSYYERNIFLDNEKTNANALKELKKGLDLANKNGSVIMIGHIWSADFLPAFLQDVYPELKAQGYTFSTVSKSRARKN from the coding sequence ATGCCTCAGAAAAAAACAGCGCGAAAAACTTCCAGCAAAACAACAAGAAAAACCGGATCAAAACGAACTACCCGCACAACCCGCCGCTCATCAAAAAAGCCTAAGGTATATATTCCGGCTTATAAGGCAATTATTTTCTGCTGTGCTATTATCACAATCTGTATGGGCTTACTGCTCGTTACAACACTTCATGAACCGAACAAAAAGCTTCCAGACAGTATAATAGAAAGATATAAAGAAGAAATTATTGATTCAAAGAATAATAAAGAAACTGAAGCCGAGTCTGCTAAAAAGAAAAAGGATGAAAACAAGCCTAAAACTGAAAACAAAACAAAGGCAGATACTAAGCCAAAAACAGAAAGTCAGCCAAAAACAGAAACAAAAAAGCCAGAGACTCCTAAAAAGCCGCAGTCTTCAAATAAAACAGAGCCTGCAAAAACAGATAAATCAGTAAAAATCGAAACACCTCAGGTAAAAGATAAAACTCCTGAAAAGGATTCACAGAATACTCAGAAAACACAGGACACAACTACAGTCCCTGCGCCTGTAACACCATCATCAAAATACAACTTTCCAAAAGCAAAAAATAATGCTCAGCTGATTTTTGTTTTTGATGACGGAGGACAAAATCTTTCGCACCTTGCACCGTTCTTAAAGCTGCCCTTCCCTATAACAGTTGCGGTTCTTCCTCAATTGGCACATTCAAAAGAGACTGCAGCACAGGTTCGTAAGGCCGGCTTTGAAGTTATGCTTCATCAGCCGATGCAGGCTGTAAATACATCTGTAAATCCGGGACCAGGTGCCATTAAACCTGAAATGAGTGAAAGTGAAATAAAGTCTGTGCTGTTTCAGAACATCACAGAAATCGGCCCGATTTCCGGAATGAATAATCATGAAGGATCTGCCATTACAGCCAATGCAGAAAAAATGGCCACGGTGATGCAGTTCTGCTCTCAGGAAGGTATTTACTTCCTCGATAGCCGCACTAACGTAGAAACCAAGGTGCCGTATGTTGCGGGCGAACTCGGTTATTCATACTACGAACGAAACATCTTCCTTGATAACGAGAAAACAAACGCAAACGCTCTTAAAGAGCTTAAAAAAGGCCTTGACCTTGCAAATAAAAATGGAAGCGTTATAATGATAGGCCATATCTGGAGTGCAGATTTTCTGCCGGCCTTTTTACAGGATGTGTACCCTGAGCTTAAAGCACAAGGATACACTTTCAGTACAGTAAGCAAAAGCCGCGCCAGAAAGAACTAG
- the thrH gene encoding bifunctional phosphoserine phosphatase/homoserine phosphotransferase ThrH encodes MIITCLDLEGVLVPEIWIAFADTVGIPELRRTTRDEPDYDKLMKYRIGILKEHGLGLKEIQETIKKIDPLPGAKKFLDELRSCCQTIILSDTFSQFAAPLMEKLGQPTIFCNELIVSDSGEITGYKMRCDKSKLTTVKALQSIGFETIASGDSFNDLGMIEASKAGFLFRSTEKIIKDYPQYPAFTEYSELLDAIKKSL; translated from the coding sequence ATGATTATCACTTGTCTTGATCTTGAAGGCGTACTTGTACCGGAAATCTGGATTGCTTTTGCTGATACTGTTGGAATTCCAGAGCTTAGAAGAACTACCCGCGATGAGCCGGATTATGACAAACTGATGAAATATAGAATCGGAATCCTTAAGGAGCATGGACTTGGTCTTAAGGAGATTCAGGAAACAATCAAAAAGATTGATCCTCTTCCTGGAGCTAAGAAGTTCCTCGACGAACTCCGTTCATGCTGTCAGACAATCATTTTGAGTGATACTTTCAGCCAGTTTGCAGCTCCTCTCATGGAAAAGCTCGGACAGCCTACAATTTTCTGTAATGAACTGATTGTTTCTGATTCAGGAGAAATTACAGGCTACAAGATGCGCTGCGACAAGAGTAAGCTCACAACTGTAAAGGCTCTTCAGTCAATCGGATTTGAAACAATCGCTTCGGGCGACAGCTTCAACGATCTTGGAATGATTGAGGCTTCTAAAGCCGGCTTCCTTTTCCGTTCTACAGAAAAAATCATCAAGGATTATCCACAGTATCCTGCATTTACAGAATACTCGGAACTGCTTGACGCGATTAAGAAAAGCCTATAA